In Thermus thermamylovorans, the DNA window GCTCCCCTTTACGCGGGCGGGATCTTCCGCATCGTGAAGCAGAACGTCCTCTTTGGCTCGGTCATCACCCGGGAGTTCTGCACCACCAGCGCCGGGAACCAGGACGGGTGCGCCGCGGGCCAGAGCGCCGAGGTGGTCTACATCCGCATCCCCCGGGACAACCGCCCCCTGGCTATGCCTGCGCCCAGGGGGGGCAAGCCCGTCTTCCGCGTGCTCTCCTATGAGCGCCGCTAGCTTTCACACCCCTTTCACACCCCCCTGCCATCCTGAGGCTGACCCCCCAAAAGGGGGGGTTGACAGGGGCCAAGGGGAGCGCTGAGAATACAACCCAAGGGGAGGTGAGAGCGGGGTTAAAGAAAGGTAGGAAGTCGCGGTATAGGAGGCAGGTCGGCAATAGGCCCAAGGCACTCATGGCCGCGCAATAGATGAAGGCGCGGGAAAACCTTAAGGAGATAGAGGTATGCGGAACGCAAAAGGTTTCACCCTGATTGAGCTCCTGATCGTCATCGCCATCATCGCCATCCTGGCGGCGGTGCTGATCCCCAACCTCATCGGGGCCCGCAGGCGGGCCTTCGACGCCGCCGCCCTGCAGTGCGCCCGGACGATCGCTTTGGTGGCGGAAGGCTCCAGGATAGAAAATGCCCAAACAGGCAGTTACCAATTTGACTCAAGTAGTGTGGGGGTTTTTGACCCAAAATCTTGTCAAGATGTAAACGTTGTCTCCGGGGCATATCCCGCGAGTGCGGCAGAGACTTTTACGATTCAAATCCGGCATAAACAGGGATTCAAAACATTTACAATTACAGGCGACTCCACGGGTGTAACAATCAAATAGGCAGCGGCCTACCCTTCAAGGCCTTGGGCAAGTGCCTGAGGCCTTGAAGCGTTTTTAGCACAAAGGAGGCCTAAGACCAAATAAGCACTGGGTTCATATTCGGCCATCAGAAACCACATCAACAAATACGGCAATAGAGCTACGAGGCCTAAGCGCAAAGCCCACTCTCCCCTGGCTAAAACGGACCAAACCAGGATAAGCAGGAAAAGAACAAGGCCAGGAACACCCCATTTAAGGGCGATCTCAAGCATAAAGTTGTGAGCCCGAAAAAGATAGATGCGAAGAACTTGGGTTTCTCCGTTGGCGTGCAGAATGAAGACAACAGGCCCTGGAGGTAGGATGTAATCTTTTGTATATCCTTCCCTTCCCAACTCTTCTCGGACGAAGGCGGTTTTGTCTTCATGGGACAAATAACTAGCCCAGTAGGATTCGAAAACTCCTCCACCCCATCCTAACAGCGGCCGCTCGGCAATCCCACCAAGCGCTGCCTTCCAGAAGTAAAGGCGGGTAAAGAAGGTGTGGGCACTGGCCACCTCCCGGCCTCCACCGGGGTTGGCCAGGGCCACGGCTTTCCAGCCGGATGCTATCCCCATGGCGGCCACCAAGAGGACCACAAGCCCCTTGCGGGGGGCCTTCCAAAGCACAAGAAGCGCCGCCAAGGCAACGCCCCCCATCCCCGCCCGGTTGTAGGTGAGGCCCAGGGCAAAAGCGCTAAGCCCCAGAAGCACAAGGAGAGGCCAAGCCTTCCCCTTGCCCTGCAGGTACAGCCCCGCCGCCACCCCGAAGCCCAGGACGAAGTAGGCCGCCAGGTGCCCTTTGCCGGGAAAGGTCACCAGGGGCAGGCTTCCTGGGCTTGCCGGGTAGTAAAGACCCCGCTGGGTGAGCACCTCCAGCCCCGCTCCCAGGGCCAGGAGGGAGGCTCCCCCCACAACCGCCCAGGCCACCCGCTCCCCTAGGCCAGGGTCGGCAAGGGCCCTCAGGTAGCCCAAGACCAACACCCCCACCATCATCAGGCTCCAGATGAGCCCATCGCCCCCGTGCGCCAGGGAACCGGTGAGGGCCACCTCGGGCTGGGGGGAAAAAGCGGTAGACAAGCCCATCCAGAAGGCTAGAAGCAAGGCCAGGACAAGGGGCGGGTGCCGCCGCAAGAAGGCGGGCATCCGGGTGAGGTCCCTCAGGTGCAACTGGGGGTGAGCGGTCAACTCCAAGAAGAGGCCCAACAGCAGGGCCCCGAGAACGAAAAAGTGCTTGGCCCGCACCACCCCCTCCAAGGAAGGGGTGAAAGGCCAAACCACAAAGGGATACACCAGGGCAAAGGCAGGCCAAAACCAGGTCCGAACCGCTGACATGGGGGCATTCTAACCCAAAGGGGCGCTCCCAACTCAGGAGGACTGGGGTCCGCCGTCCTTGCCCAACCCCACCAGCCAAAGAGCTGTTCGAAGGGGGCCAGGGGCTTGGGTATGATGAACCCAACCGGTATGGACACCCTTCGGGAACGCCACGCCACAGTAAGGACCCGCCCCCTGCCGGGCCTCACCGCCCTCGCCCTCCTCCTCGCCGACCTCCTGGCCCTCCTCCTGGCTTGGGGCCTGGCCCTCCTCTTCCGGGCGGCCACGGGGGGAAGCATCGATCCCCTCCTCTACCTGCGCCTCCTCCCCGCCCTCCTGGGGTTTCCCCTCCTCTTCGGGGCCTTCGGGCTCTACCCCGCCTTGGGCCTGCACCCGGCGCAGGAACTCCGGCGCCTGGCCACCGCCACCGCCTTGGGCTTCCTCCTCCTGGCCACCGGGGCCTTCCTCTCCAAGTCGGGGCCCCTTTACTCCCGGCTCTCCTTCCTCCTGGCCTTCGCCCTGGCCCTCCTTTTCCTCCCCCTGGGGCGGGCCCTCCTCCGCCACCTCTTCGCCCGGAAGGCCTGGTGGGGGGGCGGGGTGGTGGTGGCCGGGGAGGGCAAGGAGGCCCTGGCGAGGCTCCTTCAGGAGGCTCCCCTCCTGGGCCTGAAGCCCGTCTCCCGCCCGGAAGGGGCCTACGCCCTCCTGGTGGCGGGAAGCCTCTCCGGGGAGGAGGCCTTGGCCCTCCTCCACCGCTTCCCCAGGGTGCTGGTGGTGCCCTCAGGGCCGCACGGCCTCCTCTGGGCGGAGGTGCGGGACCTGGGGGGGGTGGGGGCCCTCGAGGTGCGCCAGAACCTCCTCCTGCCCGGAAACCTCCTCCTCAAGCGGGCCCTGGACCTGGTGGGCGGGGTACTCCTCCTGGTGCCCTTCCTCCTCCTCTACCCCGTGGTGGCCCTCCTCCTCTGGCGGGAAGACCCTGGGCCCGTCCTCTACCGCCACCTGCGGGTGGGCCAGGGGGGAAGGCGGTTCTACGCCCTCAAGTTCCGCACCATGCGCCAAGACGGGGAGGAGGTGTTGCGGCGCTACCTGGAGGCCAACCCGGAGGCCCAGGCGGAGTGGGCGCGGGACAGGAAGCTCCGGGAAGACCCCAGGGTGCTGCGGGTGGGCAAGTGGCTCAGGCGCCTCTCCCTGGACGAGCTTCCCCAAGCCCTGAACGTCCTCAAGGGGGAGATGAGCCTGGTGGGGCCGAGGCCGGTGACGGAGGAGGAGCTTGAGCGCTACGGAGAAGCCCTGGAGCTTTACCTGAGGGTGAAGCCCGGCCTCACGGGCCTCTGGCAGGTTTCCGGCAGGAACGGGGTGCCCTACGAGCGGCGGGTGGCCCTGGACCGCTACTACGTGCAGAACTGGTCGGTGTGGCTGGACCTGTACCTGCTGGCCCGCACCTTTTACACTCTGCTAAAACGAGAAGGCGCTTGGTGAAGCAGAGGTTGAGGCATGTTGGAAACGCTCAGGCGCTTACCTCGGTCCCAGATGTTGCGCAAGCTGATGGGCCTTTACAGCATTCAGGCAACGAACGTCCTTTTCCCCCTCCTAACCCTCCCGTATCTATCCAGAGTGCTTGGGCCCGAGTCGTTCGGACTTTACGCAACAGGCCAAGCTTTGTCGTTGTTTTTGCAGGGCCTATTAGAGTATGGACTAGCCCTTTCGGGTACAAGAGAGGTGTCTAAACACCGCAACGAAAAAGAGTTCCTCTCACAGCTTCTGGCTAGTGCCTTGACAGCTCGGCTTCTCCTTACAATCCCCGCAACCTTTTTGAGCATACTTGCCTTTTTTAGCCTCCCCATGCTCAAAGGGCAGGTAGCTCTCACACTAGCAGCCTCCGCATGGGCTTTCGCTTTTAGCCTAAACCCTACCTGGTTTTTCCTGGGCCTCGAGCGGGTGCGCATGGTGGCCTTCCTGGAGGTTTTGCCTCGCGCATTGTCCGCCCTCGGGATTTTCTCCTTTGTGAAGGAACCGAGCCAAGCGTATCTGCCGCTTCTTCTCAACGCCCTAGCCACCTTGCTGGCAAGCGCCATCGGTATCCTCTTCTTAAGAGGAGAAATCGGTGTCCGCCTAGCATCTCCCCGAGAAGGAGCCGCTCTCCTGAAAACTGGGCTTCCCCTGTTCGTGTTCCGGATAGCGGCAGGGTTGCAAGCCACAGCCAGCGTGTTCATTTTGGGTTTATTTGTCCCGTCGGGCCAAGTGGGCCTCTACGCTGCCGTGGATAGGGTGGTCAAACCCCTTACAGTTGCATGGGAACCGTTCAATCGGTTGTTTTCCGCCCGGTTGGCTTACCTTGCCCAAACCGATTCTTCTAGGGGCAATGCCTTAGGGCGGCAAGTGTTCGGGGTTATGGTTGGGTTAGGTCTTTTAGGAACGGTAGTCATCTACCTTGCCGCTCCCACCTTGGTTCCTCTACTTTTGGGCGGAAAATACGCAGAGGGTGTCGGCATCATGCGCATTTTGAGCCTTATCTTGCCCCTCTCAGCCGTGGCCCATTTTCTTGGCGCCCAATGGATGCTCCCGCACGGTATGGACCGCCCTCTAGCCGGAATTGCGCTTCTTGCTGTCTTTTTAAGCGTCATTATCGGTTCCTTATCCGCTCATTTCCTAGGAATCCTAGGTATGGCTTGGACGGAGGTACTGACAACCGCTTTGATCGCTTTAGCTCGTTTGGGCTATCTCGCAAGGGCAAAGCGTCTACCCTGGCAGAATAGGGCGGGGGCGTAGAGGGATGGCTTACGACAAGGATATCCATGTAACCAGTAATGTTCCGGGAGCGATGGTACCACAAAGGGAACCAGGGTTCAGTAGACCGCATCTATACGGGTTGCTGGTGCATTCCACCACGAACGTTGGCGACGACATCCAATCCCTTGCAGCCATGCAGTTCTTACCGCGGGTGGATGCGTTTATCGATAGGGATGCCACGCAGCTCTACAAAAGCCCACACCCCGTCAAAGTCATCATGAACGGCTGGTTCACCCACAAGCCGGAAAATTGGCCACCTTCCGAAGCCATAGAACCCCTGTTCGTGTCCTTCCATCTAACTCCGAGTGCAGTAGAGCGGGTCCTCAGCGAGGAAGGGGTCGCCTACCTTAAGCGCTTTGCGCCCATTGGCACCAGGGATTTCTTCACCCAACGTGTTCTGGAGGAGTATAGCATCCCAGCCTATTTTTCCGGGTGCCTAACGCTTACATTGGGAAACCTTCTTAAAGTTCCAAAGATAAAGGGACAGATTCTCATTGCTGACCTGGAACCAGAAGCCGAAAAGCTTCTGCCTAGCACCCTAACCAATCAGGCCATCCGAATTTCCAATAGCCATAGCCCTGGTTTAGATTCGGCCCTAAAGAAGCTCTCCGGTTTCGGCCCTTATCGAGCGGCAAAGGAGCTGATCAAGGTCTTTTTACCCAAGTGGTCTTTGGAGAAACTCGACTACAAACTTCGCTCTACGCTGGCACGAGGTATAACTCTTCACCATCGCCTCTCAGCCGCCATGGCCAGGCTGTTTGTAATTGCCTCGTCAGAGGCCGTAATCACTTCTCGGCTTCACGTTGCTTTACCGGCTCTCGGATTCGGGGTTCCAGTCTTGTTCATACATAGGAATCTATCTGACCCTCGCTTTGAAGGATTGCTGCCTTTGTTGCGCCACTACGATCTGGCCTCCTTTGCCA includes these proteins:
- a CDS encoding O-antigen ligase family protein, translating into MVGVLVLGYLRALADPGLGERVAWAVVGGASLLALGAGLEVLTQRGLYYPASPGSLPLVTFPGKGHLAAYFVLGFGVAAGLYLQGKGKAWPLLVLLGLSAFALGLTYNRAGMGGVALAALLVLWKAPRKGLVVLLVAAMGIASGWKAVALANPGGGREVASAHTFFTRLYFWKAALGGIAERPLLGWGGGVFESYWASYLSHEDKTAFVREELGREGYTKDYILPPGPVVFILHANGETQVLRIYLFRAHNFMLEIALKWGVPGLVLFLLILVWSVLARGEWALRLGLVALLPYLLMWFLMAEYEPSAYLVLGLLCAKNASRPQALAQGLEG
- a CDS encoding lipopolysaccharide biosynthesis protein encodes the protein MGLYSIQATNVLFPLLTLPYLSRVLGPESFGLYATGQALSLFLQGLLEYGLALSGTREVSKHRNEKEFLSQLLASALTARLLLTIPATFLSILAFFSLPMLKGQVALTLAASAWAFAFSLNPTWFFLGLERVRMVAFLEVLPRALSALGIFSFVKEPSQAYLPLLLNALATLLASAIGILFLRGEIGVRLASPREGAALLKTGLPLFVFRIAAGLQATASVFILGLFVPSGQVGLYAAVDRVVKPLTVAWEPFNRLFSARLAYLAQTDSSRGNALGRQVFGVMVGLGLLGTVVIYLAAPTLVPLLLGGKYAEGVGIMRILSLILPLSAVAHFLGAQWMLPHGMDRPLAGIALLAVFLSVIIGSLSAHFLGILGMAWTEVLTTALIALARLGYLARAKRLPWQNRAGA
- a CDS encoding sugar transferase encodes the protein MDTLRERHATVRTRPLPGLTALALLLADLLALLLAWGLALLFRAATGGSIDPLLYLRLLPALLGFPLLFGAFGLYPALGLHPAQELRRLATATALGFLLLATGAFLSKSGPLYSRLSFLLAFALALLFLPLGRALLRHLFARKAWWGGGVVVAGEGKEALARLLQEAPLLGLKPVSRPEGAYALLVAGSLSGEEALALLHRFPRVLVVPSGPHGLLWAEVRDLGGVGALEVRQNLLLPGNLLLKRALDLVGGVLLLVPFLLLYPVVALLLWREDPGPVLYRHLRVGQGGRRFYALKFRTMRQDGEEVLRRYLEANPEAQAEWARDRKLREDPRVLRVGKWLRRLSLDELPQALNVLKGEMSLVGPRPVTEEELERYGEALELYLRVKPGLTGLWQVSGRNGVPYERRVALDRYYVQNWSVWLDLYLLARTFYTLLKREGAW
- a CDS encoding prepilin-type N-terminal cleavage/methylation domain-containing protein, yielding MRNAKGFTLIELLIVIAIIAILAAVLIPNLIGARRRAFDAAALQCARTIALVAEGSRIENAQTGSYQFDSSSVGVFDPKSCQDVNVVSGAYPASAAETFTIQIRHKQGFKTFTITGDSTGVTIK
- a CDS encoding polysaccharide pyruvyl transferase family protein, whose translation is MAYDKDIHVTSNVPGAMVPQREPGFSRPHLYGLLVHSTTNVGDDIQSLAAMQFLPRVDAFIDRDATQLYKSPHPVKVIMNGWFTHKPENWPPSEAIEPLFVSFHLTPSAVERVLSEEGVAYLKRFAPIGTRDFFTQRVLEEYSIPAYFSGCLTLTLGNLLKVPKIKGQILIADLEPEAEKLLPSTLTNQAIRISNSHSPGLDSALKKLSGFGPYRAAKELIKVFLPKWSLEKLDYKLRSTLARGITLHHRLSAAMARLFVIASSEAVITSRLHVALPALGFGVPVLFIHRNLSDPRFEGLLPLLRHYDLASFAKEARSIDWASMENPSPQAVLQIKHQLIASIQSFLLSAQGPERGKS